The following are from one region of the Brassica napus cultivar Da-Ae unplaced genomic scaffold, Da-Ae ScsIHWf_1167;HRSCAF=1664, whole genome shotgun sequence genome:
- the LOC125596264 gene encoding 20 kDa chaperonin, chloroplastic-like: MATKQLIVSPVTVSAKSLASLRVSSAKFGTLKPGTLKQSQFCSLVVKAASVVAPKYTSIKPLGDRILVKIKEAEEKTMGGI; this comes from the exons ATGGCGACAAAACAACTTATAGTATCACCAGTTACTGTGTCAGCCAAGAGCTTAGCCTCGCTCAGAGTTTCGAGTGCCAAGTTTGGAACTTTGAAACCAGGCACCCTTAAGCAGAGCCAGTTCTGTTCTTTGGTTGTCAAAGCTGCTTCTGTCGTTGCTCCTAAG TACACTTCAATTAAGCCATTGGGAGATAGAATTTTAGTGAAGATCAAGGAGGCAGAGGAGAAGACAATGGGAGGTATC
- the LOC125596273 gene encoding putative F-box/kelch-repeat protein At4g39600 — MSLTAIGSGEEPPSKKLAIEPTTNLPLPDELVLGCFARASRLHYPILSLVSKTFRSLTSSPELYQTRSLLNRTENCLYVCLQLPNDPCLRWFTLCRKPDKALNNKKKKKKSSTSGNVLGQVRILGSPPPVEWSNLVAVGHKLYAVRDGPCSSDVFFLDCRTHTWVETPSLRLAHTFPECDGMIYLPGGSESPDSLNFVQVFDVKTQTWKPVPPEKKIFRLRDLQGRAYQNNDVAAASSRRWLVVARLKDRTVSVEGSGTLCLIEKAFYRYASSSGELLWSNRSTESDVWRKVKGLEGLPKFTRYSNVYLVASGGKLVVFWDKYVPARGGYKEKMIWCAEISLETRSSEEVWGKVEWFDAVLTVPKSYKFVYSIAATL, encoded by the coding sequence ATGTCGTTGACAGCCATCGGTTCCGGTGAAGAGCCACCGTCAAAGAAGCTAGCAATAGAACCTACGACCAATCTGCCACTCCCAGATGAGCTAGTATTGGGTTGCTTCGCCCGCGCCTCGAGATTGCACTACCCGATTCTCTCACTCGTCTCCAAGACCTTTCGTTCGCTCACTTCTTCACCGGAGCTTTACCAGACCCGATCTCTACTAAACCGCACCGAGAACTGTCTCTACGTGTGCCTGCAGCTCCCTAATGACCCTTGCCTCCGCTGGTTCACTCTCTGTCGGAAACCCGACAAAGCCCTTAAcaacaagaaaaagaagaagaagagttcaacaAGTGGCAATGTCTTGGGTCAGGTTCGGATTCTCGGTTCTCCTCCTCCAGTGGAATGGTCAAATCTCGTAGCTGTTGGTCATAAGCTCTACGCAGTCAGAGATGGCCCCTGCTCTTCTGACGTCTTCTTTCTCGACTGTCGAACACACACGTGGGTTGAAACTCCGAGCTTGAGGCTTGCTCACACCTTTCCAGAGTGTGATGGGATGATATATTTACCAGGCGGCTCCGAGAGCCCAGATTCTCTCAACTTTGTGCAAGTGTTTGACGTAAAGACACAAACTTGGAAGCCCGTGCCTCCCGAGAAGAAGATATTCAGACTCAGAGATTTACAAGGAAGGGCTTACCAGAACAATGATGTAGCGGCGGCGTCGTCTCGTAGGTGGCTTGTGGTTGCAAGGCTAAAGGATCGTACAGTGTCCGTAGAAGGGTCTGGTACTCTCTGTTTGATAGAGAAAGCATTCTATCGATATGCATCATCCAGTGGGGAGCTACTTTGGTCTAACCGTAGCACCGAATCAGATGTTTGGAGGAAAGTTAAAGGCTTGGAAGGACTGCCTAAGTTTACCCGCTATAGCAATGTTTATCTGGTTGCAAGTGGTGGTAAGTTGGTGGTGTTTTGGGATAAGTATGTCCCTGCACGTGGTGGGTATAAGGAGAAGATGATTTGGTGTGCAGAGATTTCGCTGGAAACGCGCAGCAGTGAAGAGGTTTGGGGAAAGGTAGAGTGGTTCGATGCTGTGCTTACAGTTCCAAAGTCTTACAAGTTCGTGTATTCTATTGCTGCTACCCTTTGA
- the LOC125596271 gene encoding non-specific lipid transfer protein GPI-anchored 25-like, which translates to MAATSNAVVFIVILAITFSSSSAVTETQAPSPPALTCTEELVMFSPCLPYVSAPPNNISDAPDPLCCSAFSTSVNSGAGNCLCYLLRQPMILGFPLDRSRLLSLSQICSDLSSDESFESICSPSESPELPPLQSIQFTAPFVYGVRASASSPSFAISREAAGISPTSDQPSPETDSLSSTPESIINGSPKITSFCFLSTIIMTLPTSIFTRI; encoded by the exons ATGGCCGCCACAAGCAACGCCGTCGTGTTCATCGTCATACTTGCGATCaccttctcttcctcctccgcaGTGACCGAGACGCAGGCCCCTTCTCCACCGGCTCTCACCTGTACGGAGGAGCTAGTCATGTTCTCTCCATGCCTTCCTTACGTCTCGGCTCCACCGAACAACATCTCAGACGCGCCGGATCCTCTTTGCTGCTCGGCTTTCTCCACATCCGTTAATTCCGGCGCCGGAAACTGCCTCTGTTATCTTCTCCGGCAACCTATGATCCTTGGATTCCCGTTGGATAGATCACGACTGCTTTCTCTTTCCCAGATCTGTAGCGATCTTAGCTCCGACGAATCTTTCGAGTCTATCTGCTCGCCATCAG AGTCGCCGGAGCTTCCGCCGCTTCAGAGCATTCAGTTCACAGCTCCTTTTGTTTACG GTGTTAGAGCTTCCGCATCTTCTCCATCGTTCGCCATTTCACGGGAAGCCGCCGGAATTTCACCAACCTCCGATCAACCCTCACCAGAGACAGATAGCTTATCATCAACACCAGAATCCATCATAAACGGCTCCCCAAAGATCACAAGCTTCTGCTTTCTCTCGACCATCATCATGACGCTGCCCACTTCTATCTTCACTCGTATCTGA